GGTGGGCCTGGGCATCGAGCTGCCGCACGAGCAGAGCCTCAACACCTGGGTCGACCTGGGCATCAACTTCCGGTACTTCTTCGCGCGCAAGACCATGTTCCTCAAGTACTCGCAGGCGTTTGTCGCACTGCCGGGTGGCTTCGGCACGATGGACGAGCTATTCGAGGTGCTGTGCATGGTGCAAACCGGCAAGATCACCAATTTCCCCATCGTCCTGGTCGGCACCGAGTTCTGGGGCGGGCTGGTGGACTGGATGCGCGAGCGCATGCTGGCCATGGGGCTCATCTCCGACGGCGACCTGGACCTCTTCCTGGTCACCGACTCCCCGGAGGAGACGGTGCGCTACATCGTGGACAAACACCAGACGATGACCGACGGGCGGCTGCGCGATTGAGTGCTGAGGTGCCCCTGGCCCAGGTGATGGGGATCGTCAACCGGACCCCCGACTCCTTCTATGACAGGGGCGTGACCTTCGGCATCGACGAGGCGCTCCAGCGCTGCGACGAGGTGGTCGAGCAGGGCGCGAGCATCGTCGACGTCGGTGGGGTCAAGGCCGGTCCGGGTTCCGAGGTCTCTGCGTCCGAGGAGGCGGACCGAGTCCTGCCGGTCATCCGCGCTGTCGCCGAGCGCCACCCCGGCGTGACCATCTCGGTGGACACTTGGCGTGCGTCCGTGGCCGAGGAGGCCATCGCCGCGGGTGCCGGCCTGATCAACGACACCTGGGCGGGTTACGACCCCGAGCTCGTCGAGGTCGCCGGCCAGTTCCGGGTGGGTTACGTGTGCTCCCACACCGGCGGCGCCGTCCCCCGGACCCGCCCGCACCGGGTGCACTACGACGACGTGGTCGCCTCCGTCATCGCCGAGACCACCACGCTGGCCGAGCGCGCGGTGTCCTGCGGAGTTCCCGAGGCCCGCGTCTTCATCGACCCGACCCACGACTTCGGCAAAAACACCTTCCACGGCCTGGAACTGCTGCGCCGCATCGACGAGATCGTCGCCACCGGCTGGCCCGTGCTCATGGCCCTGAGCAACAAGGACTTCATCGGCGAGACCACCGACCGCCCCGTCGGCGAGCGCCTGCCCGGCACCCTCGCGGCCACGGCCTGGTCGGCCGCCCGCGGGGTCGCCGCCTTCCGCGTCCACGAGGTGCGCGAGACCGTCGATGTCCTCCGCATGACCGCCGCCATTGCCGGCACCCACGCCCCGCTCAACACCGTGCGGGGCCTCGCGTGAGGGTGTCGGTGGTCATTCCGGCGCTCAACGAGGAGGCCACGGTCGCGGGCGTGGTGCGCACCGTGCTTATCGACGCCCCTTTCGAGGTCATCGTCATCGACGCTGATTCGACGGACAACACCGCCGCGGTGGCCGCCCGCGCCGGTGCCCGGGTGGTGAACTGGCGCGACGTGTTCCCTGAGCTCCAGCCGATCCCCGGCAAGGGCGAGTCCCTGTGGCGCGGGGTGGCCGCGGCGAGCGGTGACGTGGTCGTCTTTGTCGACGCCGACCTGGTGGACCCACCCGCCGGCATGATCCACACCCTCGCCGCCCCGTTCACCGACCCGGACATCCACCTGGTCAAGGCCTCCTACGCCCGCCTGCTCGGAGACGATTCCGCCGGCGGTGGCCGGGTCACCGAGCTCACTGCGAAACCCCTGATCAGGCTGCTGCACCCGGAGCTGGCGGACATCGACCAGCCGCTCGCCGGAGAATACGCGATCAGGCGCAGCTCGGCCCTGCGACTGCCGTTTGTGGCGGGATACGGAGTGGAGGCGGGGCTGCTCGTGAACGTCAGCGGGAGGTGGGGGAGGGCGTCGATTAGCGAGGCCCAGCTGCCACCGCGACGCCACCGCAACCGCCCGCTCAGCGAGCTTTCCCCCATGGCCGAGACCGTGGCGGCGGTGCTGCTGCAGCGTGCGGGCCTCACACACGCGGGTTTTCCGGGCGAGCGCCCGCCACTGTCCGATAGGATCTGATCCCATGTTGTCCTGGATCCTGCTGATCGTCGTCCTGCTCGCGCTCATCATCGTGGGCACGTGGTTCTGGGGCGCCGTCCTCGGGCGTGGCGAGGTCCTGCCGCCCATCGACGACACCGACACCGTGCGGGAGGACAACCGCCGCGCCGTCGGCCGGGGAGAGGTCGACGACATCCAGTTCGAGCTCGTACCCAGGGGTTATCGTCCGGAACAGGTCGACGATGTCATCGCTCACCTGACATGGAAGTTGGCGCAGGCGAACCAGGAAGCCGGCAAAAAGGTCTAAACTAGGACGGGCTAGACAAATTTTCCGGACAAACAAGGAGCACCTACTCATGGCAGCAATGAAGCCGCGTACCGGCAGTGGCCCGATGGAAGCCGTCGAGGAAAGCCGCAAGATTGTCACCCGCATTCCGGCCGATGGGGGCGGGCGCCTGGTGGTGGAGATGTCCAAGGAAGAGGCTGGCGAGCTGGGCAAGCTGCTCGTCGAGGCCGCCGGGGAGTAGATTCCCTCGCCGGCGGGGTCGCTGGGTAGGCTTAAGCGCATGCTTTCGGACATCGTGAATGTGCTCGCCGACCCCGCGGACGGCTCCGCCCTCTCTGAATCGGACGACAAGACCCGGCTGATCTCCGAAACCGGGCACAGCTATGACATCGCCCGACAGGGGTACGTCACCCTGGTCGGCGGCCGCGGCCTCCGGCACGAGGGCGACTCTGCCGACATGATCGCCGCCCGCGAGGCGTTCCTCGCTGGCGGTCATTTTGCACCCTTCGTGGAGGCGGTCTCCTCCGCGGTACTCGACGTGCTGGACGACGCCCACGTCCCCGACGACGCCTCCCCGGTCATCCTCGAGGTCGGCGCCGGCACGGGCTACTACCTCTCCCACACCCTCGACGCCGTCCGCGGCGCCCGGGGAGTGGGGCTGGACGTGTCGACGTCCGCCGCCAAGTCGCTGGCCAAGGCCCACCCGCGCCTCGGCTGCGTGGTAGCCGACGCCTGGGAGTCCATCCCGCTGCGCGACGCCTCCTGCGACGTCATCTCCGTGGTCTTCGCCCCGCGCAACCCGGCGGAATTCGCCCGGCTGCTCAAGCCCGGCGGCCAGGTGGTCGTGCTCACCCCGGCCGCAGGCCACCTCGATGAGCTCCGCGAGCCCCTGGGCATCATCGGCGTCGAGGAGGGCAAACTCACCCGGCTGAAGGAACAGGCCGAGGGCCACCTGGAGATCGTCGGATCGCCGCAGCCCCTGGAATTTGCCATGACGCTGGACAAGTACGCAATCGCCGCACAGGTGGGCATGAGCCCCTCGGCCCGGCACATCACCGATCTGGACGAGCGGGTGGCCGAGCTCTCAGAGACGATGACCGTGACCGCGCGCGCCCACCTCACGCGGTTGAAGAAGGCCGAGTAGCGCTACTCGCCGTAGGCCTCGTGGTCCTCGATGTCGGCCAGGAGATCTTCCCGGCCGGCTGACGAGACGTTGGTGAAGGAGCGGTGGATCACTGCGTCGCCCTCGGTGCGGACCACAAACTCGGCCTTCCCGCCCTTGATGTATACACGAGAGGCGAGAGCCACCTGGCCGCCGTCGGCAAACACCTCCACGGTGGAGCCGTCGACGATGACGGTGAGGGTGTCCGAGTCTCCCTCGCGCAGGTCGACACTCATGGGCTCGTCCCCGGAATGGAACTCGTTCATCGAGCGATCCACGGATAGGCGGTCCCCGCTGTGGGTGACGCGGAACGCGACGTTGCCGTCCGCGTCCTTCAGGTCGAGGGTGAGGGAGGATCCCTCGGGGATCTCGCCGGTGGCGACCCACGACTGCGCCCGGTTCGAGGAGGCCACGGCATCGAGGGTGCCGCGGTAGGGAGTCTGGAAGATCTGCCCGCCCTGCAGGGTGAGCACGCGGGGCAGCGACAGCACGTTGGCCCAGTCGCTGTGCTGGATGGACAGGTGCTCCGCGGACTCGTCCTGTCGGCCCACGCCATTGAGCAGGCCGAAGATGACCGACTGATCGTAGAGCTTCTCCGCGGCGATGGTGCCGGGAGCGTAGTTGGTGTTGCGCGGCCGGGTGAAGTCGTAGCCGTGGTCCAGGCGGGTGAACGGGGTGGTCACGGCGAACTCTCCGCCGGTCAGCTCGCCCACCAGGTAACCCGAGTGGTCGACCCCGTCGCGCTCCATGGTGAGCAGGAGGACGTCGTAGATCTCTCCGGCCACCTCGTCGCGCAGGCGGATGATGCGGGGGGAAACGATGTTTGTCAACGAGTCCATCCCGTGGTCGCCGCGGAACTGCAGCGGCCCAGTCAGGGACCAGTCCCTCCCGTCCGGGCTGGTCAGGGTGACCAGTCGGGGATCCTCCGTCGAGCCCGAGACGGCCAGCATCAGCCACCCGTCGTGGCCCTGGCCGCGGTCGTCGTCGGAGCACCAGTCGCGGACGACGCAGGGGGAGCGGAAGTTGCTGAACCCGCTCTGGTCGTTGACCGCGCGGGACACCCGGTTGACGGTCGCGTCCAGGCTGGAGGGATCGTCCGAGACGTCGCACATGTCCTCGACGAGACCCATGTGGGCCAGCTGGATGCTCGTGCCGGCCGCGGTGACCGAGGTGAAGTAGAGGTCGGCCCCGCCGTCATTGGTGACCACCGATCCCGCACGCAGGTCGGTTTCCCCGCCTGCGGGGGCGAGCACGTCGTCGCACTCGTCCCAGTCGAAGGGGCCGTTCTGACTGATGACGTGCCCCCAGCGCTGCGGGGAATTCAGTTTCGGCTGGAACTGGTAGAAGACGTGCCACGAATCGCCGTCGCGAAGCACCCCGGCGGGTGCGTTGAGCACTCCCGTTTCGGCGGTGACGTGGAGCTCGGGTCGGTACTGGACTGGCATAAGAAAAATCTCGTACTTTCGACGTCTCGGGGTCTCAGATGAGTGAGCGGTACAGGTCGGCGGTCTGCTGGGCGATGGTCTCCCAGGAGAACTGATCCACGGCCCGCTGCCTTCCGGCCACGCCGAAGCGCGCGGCGCGGTCACGATCGGCCACCATAGCGTTAACCGCCTCGGCGAGGTCTTTCTCAAAGGTCACGGCGTCATTCTCGTCGTAGTGGACGAGTGTTCCGGTCTCCCCGTCGGCGACGACCTCGGGGATGCCTCCCACGCCCGAGGCGACCACGGCGGTCTCGCAGGCCATGGCCTCGAGGTTGACGATTCCCAGCGGCTCGTAGATCGACGGGCACACAAACACGTCGGCGGCCGTGTAGATCTCCTTGATCTGCTCCGGGGGCAGGTGATCCTTGATCCAGAACACACCGTCGCGGGTCGCGCGCAGCTCCTCAACCAGGGCCTCCGTGCGGGCGGCGATCTCAGGCGTGTCCGGGGCACCGGCGCAGAGCACGAGCTGGACGTCCTCGTCGAAGTCCATCGCGGCCTTGATGAGGTGCTCCACGCCCTTCTGGCGGGTGATGCGGCCGACGAAGGCGGCGATCGGGCGGTCCGGGTTGACGCCGACCGAAGTCAGGTAGGATTCGTCCGTGAAGGTCTGCTGGGGTGTCCACAACTCGGTGTCGATGCCGTTGAGGATGACGTGGACCTTGTCTTCGGCGATTGCCGGGTAAGCATTCAGGATCGCGTCCTTCATGCCCGCGGAGACAGCGATGACGCCGTCGGCGTACTCCATGGCGTTGCGCTCGGACCAGGACGAGACGTCGTACCCGCCACCCAGCTGCTCTCGTTTCCAGGGGCGGTGGGGCTCGAGCGAGTGGGCTGTGGCGATGTGGGGGATGCCGTACAGCCGGCCGGTGAGGTGACCACCCAGCCCCGCGTACCAGGTGTGCGAGTGCACGACATCCAGTCCGGTGGCCGCGTCAGCCATCCGGAGGCCGGTGGAGAGGGTCTTGATGGCGCCGTTGGCATCGGCGAGCTCGGGATCGACCCCGTGGACGTAGACGTTCTCCTCGGAGCGGGGTGCACCCATGCAGTGGACGTCAACCTCGACGTCGTCGAGCTTCCTGAGGAATCGTGTCAGCTCGGTGACATGGACCCCGGCGCCGCCGTAGACCTCGGGCGGATATTCTCTGGTCATCATTCCGGCTCTCATGCCCTCCGAGCGTAATGACGAATCCGGCCGAGTGTCGGCGCCTGCGGGGGTAGCGCGGGGCGAGGGAAACCGTGCGTTGGCGATATCCCGTGCAAAAGAAATCGAACGGGTTTAAGTTGGGGGCGTGAAGACTCAGCCGAATGTACTTGCCATCGTCCTTGCCGGCGGCGAGGGAAAGCGCCTCTTTCCCCTCACCGAGGACCGCGCAAAACCCGCCGTTCCGTTCGGTGGAACCTACCGCCTCGTCGACTTTGTCCTGTCGAACCTCGTCAACGCCGGATTCACCAAGATCGCGGTGCTGACTCAGTACAAGTCCCACTCCCTCGACCGCCACATCTCCCAGTCGTGGTCGATCTCCGGCCCGGTCTCGTCGTACATCGCCTCCGTTCCCGCGCAGCAGCGCCGCGGCAAGCGCTGGTACACCGGCTCGGCCGACGCCATCGTGCAGTCGCTCAACCTGATCTACGACGAGAAGCCGGACTACGTCATCGTCTTCGGCGCAGACCACGTCTACCGGATGGACCCCTCGCAGATGCTTGAGGAGCACATCGCATCCGGCAAGTCCGCGTCCGTCGCCGGCATTCGCGTCCCGCGCGAGGACGCCACCGCGTTCGGTGTCATCCAGGCCAACGACGAGGGGGACATCACCGAGTTCCTGGAGAAGCCGTCGGACCCACCGGGCACCCCGGACAACCCGGACGAGGCCTACGCGTCGATGGGCAACTACATCTTCACCACCCAGGCGCTGGTCGACGCGCTGTTGCGCGACGAGTCGAACGAGGACTCCAAGCACGACATGGGCGGCGACATCATTCCCTACTTCGTCGGGCTGAATGACGCGCACGTCTACGACTTCTCCGCCAACCAGATCCCCGGGTCGACGAGCCGCGACGCCGGCTACTGGCGCGACGTCGGCACCATCGACAGCTACTACGAGGCCCACATGGACCTCATCTCGGTGCACCCGATCTTCAACCTCTACAACAACCGCTGGCCGATCCACGCCACGGACGACTCCAACCTGCCCCCCGCGAAGTTCGTCCAGGGCGGTATCGCGCAGTCGTCGATGGTGGCGCCTGGTTCGATCATCTCCGGTGGCACGGTCCGCAACTCGGTGCTGGCCACCGGCGTCATCATCGAGGAGGGCGCCTCCGTGGAGGGCTCCGTGCTGCTCCCGGGTGTGCGGGTGTGCAAGAACGCGGTCGTGCGCCACGCCATTCTGGACAAGAACGTGGTCGTCAGCGAGGGCGAGATCGTGGGCATGGATCCCTCCCGCGACGAGGCTCGCTTCAAGGTCTCTGACGGCGGCGTTGTCGTGGTGGGCAAGAACCAGGTCGTCTGATCTCCTCAGCCCCGCGCCCGTCGTCCCTCCCCGGGACGGCGGGTGTTGTCGTTGCATTGGCCCCGCCGAGTTATGCCGGGTAACGGGCACGGATCTTCGCGCCGCCCGACCTGGCCGCAGCGGGGGAGTCGTTCACGTGCACCGGTGACGAGGCGTCGCGCCTGGTTCCGACCCGTCCGGAATGTGGGTCGCGGTCGGCCCAGCCGAAGGGGGAGAGCGGGTTGCGCAGGTCGTTGTTGTCCCGGTGGTGCCCCCAGCACAGCTGGGTGAGGTTGGCGATGTCGGTCGGTCCCGATTGGGCATGGGGCAGGATGTGGTGGACCTGGCACTGGTTCATGGGCCGTTCACAACCCTCTGCGGAACAGACCAGCTCGCTGGCGAAGAGCGCGATCCGCTGACGCAGGCTCGTGGTGCGTTTGCCCGTGTCCGCGTGGAGGGGCTCGCCTCCGCTGCCGTGCACGACAAAGAAGTCGGAGGTGGCCTCCCCGAGCCGGATCAGGGCGAAGGGGTCCACCAGGTGCCCGGTGTTGGTGGGAAACACGTCGCCGGGAGACATGTTCTCCAGCTCCGCCATGGTCATGGACACGACGATGGATCCCACGCCCTTGAGGTTCGGGGTCTTGGTGTTGAGAAAATCCCGACACATGGCGACGAGGAGGTTGACCATCCGCTGATTCCAGGTCAACGGATCGTCGACCTGAAGGTCTGATCCCTCGAGGAGCTGGCTGCGAGCGGGGTTGATGGCTTCGGAGAGCACGGCTGCGGCGTCCGAGGGCAGGTACATGTGCACGTGGATGCCTCCGTTGGCGTCGGGATTGCTGAAGGAGATCCGGCGTTTGTCGAAGGCGATGTTGTGTCGGATCAGTCGGTCCACCGCGAGGTTGGCCAGGCGGACCTGTTCCCGGATCCAGTCGCGCAGGTGGTCTACGGCGTGGAATTCGGAATAGGTGAGGGCTTTGTTGAGCAGTTCGTGATAGCCGGGGTCGGCGTCCTCGTGTAGAACCTCGAGGGCTGAGTCGATGATCCGGCGTTTCTCGGCGGACGCCTGCTTGCGTCGGGCCTCCGCCTGGGCCTTCTTCTCTCGGCGTGCCCGGGCGGCGGCCGCGCGCTGCTCGGTCTCGTCGGCGGCGGGCGGGGGAGGAGATCCCGAAGGAGGGTCGAACAGGGCTCTGCCGCGCTGGAGGCGGGTCAGCGCCTCGCTGCGGGAAAGGCCCAGACGCTGGACGAGATAGTCCGTGGAGCGGGAGGATCCGACCTTGCCGCCGGCGTGATGCATGTCGGCCGCCCAAGCGAAGGCGGCATCGATGCCGGATTTCTGCTCGAGGGATCGTTCAAGCCGTTCGAACTGCGGGTGGTCGGTCTCGAAATGGAGGGACGTGGGATCGGTCATGACGTCCGCGAGCTCGCGCAGCGCGGTGTCTATCTGGTCAACGAGGAGGGAGATCCTGGTGTCGTTCACGCGTTCGATAATAAACTACACGCGGGACACCAACGACCGTTTATTCGAACAAAGATTCGAACAAACTCAGGCCCCCCGGGTCAGCAGTGTCACGCCGCCGCCGAGGGGCAGCCGGGAGACCACCATGTTCTCCAGGGAAAGGGCCAGCTCATCGGCCTCGCGCGCGCCGGCGGTGTCGCGGTCGCGTCGCGTCGAGTCGGCGATGGTGCCGTCGAGAAGCGAATTCACCACCATGATGGACCCGCCGACGGTGAGCAGGGGAACCGCTGCCTCGAGCGCGGCCGGCAGGTCCAGCGGGGAGACATCGACGTAGACGAGGTGGTAGGAGCCACCGGCGAGCCTGCCCAGGACGTCGAGGGGGCGGGACGGGAGCAGGCGTGCGCGGGAGGGGCTGAATCCCGCGGACCGGAAGGCCTCCTTGGCATGGGTCTGGTGCTCGGCTTCGGGGTCGATGCACGTCACCGTCTGCCGCTCGCCCAGGCCACGGAGCGCGTAGAGACCCACGACTCCGGCCGCAGGGGTGATGAGGACGGCGCCAGAGCTCTTGGAGGCGCTGCCCACCGCCGCGAGGGTGGAGATGAGCTGGCCGGTGATCTCGTCGGGAGCTTCCAGCCCGAACTCGGTCGCGTCATCGCGCGTCTCGCGCATCACCTCGTCGGGGAGTGTGGTCGCGAGGATGTATTCCGTCTGTGCGGCGGTGGCCGCGTTCGCCGTATCAGTCACAATGCGTCAGTGTAGGGGCCGGGGGGAGGCGCTCCCGGGAAGGCGTGGCGGAGTGGGGCAGATGGTGCACAAGTGCATGTAGTTCATTGGGCGAATGTTCACAGTGGATGCACAGTCGCCCGTCTGGTTTTTGTCCACGTTATGGTCCACAATAGAACCCATGGATGTACCGACCGAGCCTGCTGCCGCAAGCGATTACGGGACCGCCGATGAGCTGTCCGGGACCGCGGCGTTCGACGCCGGTTTGGGAACAATGCCGTCGTGGGGCGAGCTCGTCACGGAACACGCGGACAGCGTGTACCGCCTGGCCTTCCGCCTGTCGGGCAACAAACACGACGCAGAGGATCTCACCCAGGAGACCTTCATGCGGGTGTTCCGCTCGCTGAAGAAGTACCAGCCTGGAACGTTCGAGGGGTGGCTGCACCGCATCACCACCAACCTCTTCCTCGACATGGTGCGCCACCGCGCGAAGATCCGCATGGAGACGCTGTCCGAGGACTACGAGCGCGTCGCCGGGACCGACATGACCCCGGAACAGCAGTTCACGGTCTCCCGACTCGACCCCACCCTGCAGGCGGCGATCGACGAACTCAGCCCCGAGTTCCGTGTCGCCGTGGTGCTCTGTGACGTGGTGGGCATGAGCTACGACGAGATCGCCGACACCCTCGGCGTGAAGATGGGCACGGTGCGCTCCCGCATTCACCGTGGCCGGAGCCAGCTGCGCGCCTACATCGAAGCCGCCGCCGAGCGCGACGACGAAGCAAAGATCCTGCTCCCGACGAGGTGAGCGGCATGCCGTCGGTGAATTTTGTAGGCTGACGGGCGTAGGCAAATTGGGACGAAAGTCCGACGTTGCTCGCAAGGAGGTATCTGACACCATGGTCTCGCCCATCGAAGGCAGGCGGACGTCCGTCATCGGCGGCCAGCGCCGACCCACGAGGAATCGGCCGAAGAAGTTCTCCTCGGTCGAGCACCTCAGCCACGAAGCCGTGGCTGCATTCGTCGACGGGGAACTCACCCCGTCTGCGGCGCACCGGGCCCGGGTTCACGTGGTGCAGTGCCCCGAATGCCGAGCCGAGGTGCACGGACAGCGGGGTGCCTCGGAAATGCTGCGCGGATGCAACCTCTCCGCGCACGTCCGCGCCCCGGAGGATCTGCTGGCCAGGCTCGCGGGCATCGCCAATGCCAATCTCGGCCCCGGCCCGGACGCCGATGCCACCCCGGTTGCCCGCCCCGAGGACTTCATGGACCGGGTGGAGACGATGATCAGGACAATCCGCAAGATGCAGGGCAAGGGCCAGCGCTGACTCCTCCGCGCTCCGACCCGGGTACTAGGGTGTAGATGTGTTTGACAATATCGGCTGGGGCGAGATTGCCGCGCTCCTCGTACTCGCGCTGATCATCATCGGCCCGGAGCGGCTGCCCGGCGTGATCAAGGACGTTCGCGCCGCCATTTTCGCGGCGCGCCGAGCCATCGCCAACGCCCGCGCCGAACTTGACGGCGAATTCGGCGAGGAGTTCAGCGAACTGCGCGCCCCGATCTCCCAGGCGGCGGAATGGGGCCGGATGGGACCCCGCCGGGCCATCACTAAGGCGCTTTTCGACGGCGATGACCAGGCCCTCGATGACTTCG
This sequence is a window from Corynebacterium doosanense CAU 212 = DSM 45436. Protein-coding genes within it:
- a CDS encoding glucosyl-3-phosphoglycerate synthase yields the protein MVIPALNEEATVAGVVRTVLIDAPFEVIVIDADSTDNTAAVAARAGARVVNWRDVFPELQPIPGKGESLWRGVAAASGDVVVFVDADLVDPPAGMIHTLAAPFTDPDIHLVKASYARLLGDDSAGGGRVTELTAKPLIRLLHPELADIDQPLAGEYAIRRSSALRLPFVAGYGVEAGLLVNVSGRWGRASISEAQLPPRRHRNRPLSELSPMAETVAAVLLQRAGLTHAGFPGERPPLSDRI
- a CDS encoding GH32 C-terminal domain-containing protein, with amino-acid sequence MPVQYRPELHVTAETGVLNAPAGVLRDGDSWHVFYQFQPKLNSPQRWGHVISQNGPFDWDECDDVLAPAGGETDLRAGSVVTNDGGADLYFTSVTAAGTSIQLAHMGLVEDMCDVSDDPSSLDATVNRVSRAVNDQSGFSNFRSPCVVRDWCSDDDRGQGHDGWLMLAVSGSTEDPRLVTLTSPDGRDWSLTGPLQFRGDHGMDSLTNIVSPRIIRLRDEVAGEIYDVLLLTMERDGVDHSGYLVGELTGGEFAVTTPFTRLDHGYDFTRPRNTNYAPGTIAAEKLYDQSVIFGLLNGVGRQDESAEHLSIQHSDWANVLSLPRVLTLQGGQIFQTPYRGTLDAVASSNRAQSWVATGEIPEGSSLTLDLKDADGNVAFRVTHSGDRLSVDRSMNEFHSGDEPMSVDLREGDSDTLTVIVDGSTVEVFADGGQVALASRVYIKGGKAEFVVRTEGDAVIHRSFTNVSSAGREDLLADIEDHEAYGE
- a CDS encoding O-methyltransferase, translating into MTDTANAATAAQTEYILATTLPDEVMRETRDDATEFGLEAPDEITGQLISTLAAVGSASKSSGAVLITPAAGVVGLYALRGLGERQTVTCIDPEAEHQTHAKEAFRSAGFSPSRARLLPSRPLDVLGRLAGGSYHLVYVDVSPLDLPAALEAAVPLLTVGGSIMVVNSLLDGTIADSTRRDRDTAGAREADELALSLENMVVSRLPLGGGVTLLTRGA
- a CDS encoding HNH endonuclease signature motif containing protein — its product is MNDTRISLLVDQIDTALRELADVMTDPTSLHFETDHPQFERLERSLEQKSGIDAAFAWAADMHHAGGKVGSSRSTDYLVQRLGLSRSEALTRLQRGRALFDPPSGSPPPPAADETEQRAAAARARREKKAQAEARRKQASAEKRRIIDSALEVLHEDADPGYHELLNKALTYSEFHAVDHLRDWIREQVRLANLAVDRLIRHNIAFDKRRISFSNPDANGGIHVHMYLPSDAAAVLSEAINPARSQLLEGSDLQVDDPLTWNQRMVNLLVAMCRDFLNTKTPNLKGVGSIVVSMTMAELENMSPGDVFPTNTGHLVDPFALIRLGEATSDFFVVHGSGGEPLHADTGKRTTSLRQRIALFASELVCSAEGCERPMNQCQVHHILPHAQSGPTDIANLTQLCWGHHRDNNDLRNPLSPFGWADRDPHSGRVGTRRDASSPVHVNDSPAAARSGGAKIRARYPA
- the glgC gene encoding glucose-1-phosphate adenylyltransferase, with translation MKTQPNVLAIVLAGGEGKRLFPLTEDRAKPAVPFGGTYRLVDFVLSNLVNAGFTKIAVLTQYKSHSLDRHISQSWSISGPVSSYIASVPAQQRRGKRWYTGSADAIVQSLNLIYDEKPDYVIVFGADHVYRMDPSQMLEEHIASGKSASVAGIRVPREDATAFGVIQANDEGDITEFLEKPSDPPGTPDNPDEAYASMGNYIFTTQALVDALLRDESNEDSKHDMGGDIIPYFVGLNDAHVYDFSANQIPGSTSRDAGYWRDVGTIDSYYEAHMDLISVHPIFNLYNNRWPIHATDDSNLPPAKFVQGGIAQSSMVAPGSIISGGTVRNSVLATGVIIEEGASVEGSVLLPGVRVCKNAVVRHAILDKNVVVSEGEIVGMDPSRDEARFKVSDGGVVVVGKNQVV
- a CDS encoding TIGR00730 family Rossman fold protein; the encoded protein is MATDKNRTLRGPVLVRNDGGQQDSTYDQRLLELGSDHDWQHADPWRILRIQSEFVSGFDALSSLPKAVTVFGSARLNEGTPEYGQGVAVGKGLTEAGYAVITGGGPGLMEAGNRGASEADGLSVGLGIELPHEQSLNTWVDLGINFRYFFARKTMFLKYSQAFVALPGGFGTMDELFEVLCMVQTGKITNFPIVLVGTEFWGGLVDWMRERMLAMGLISDGDLDLFLVTDSPEETVRYIVDKHQTMTDGRLRD
- the glgA gene encoding glycogen synthase, with product MRAGMMTREYPPEVYGGAGVHVTELTRFLRKLDDVEVDVHCMGAPRSEENVYVHGVDPELADANGAIKTLSTGLRMADAATGLDVVHSHTWYAGLGGHLTGRLYGIPHIATAHSLEPHRPWKREQLGGGYDVSSWSERNAMEYADGVIAVSAGMKDAILNAYPAIAEDKVHVILNGIDTELWTPQQTFTDESYLTSVGVNPDRPIAAFVGRITRQKGVEHLIKAAMDFDEDVQLVLCAGAPDTPEIAARTEALVEELRATRDGVFWIKDHLPPEQIKEIYTAADVFVCPSIYEPLGIVNLEAMACETAVVASGVGGIPEVVADGETGTLVHYDENDAVTFEKDLAEAVNAMVADRDRAARFGVAGRQRAVDQFSWETIAQQTADLYRSLI
- the folP gene encoding dihydropteroate synthase; translated protein: MGIVNRTPDSFYDRGVTFGIDEALQRCDEVVEQGASIVDVGGVKAGPGSEVSASEEADRVLPVIRAVAERHPGVTISVDTWRASVAEEAIAAGAGLINDTWAGYDPELVEVAGQFRVGYVCSHTGGAVPRTRPHRVHYDDVVASVIAETTTLAERAVSCGVPEARVFIDPTHDFGKNTFHGLELLRRIDEIVATGWPVLMALSNKDFIGETTDRPVGERLPGTLAATAWSAARGVAAFRVHEVRETVDVLRMTAAIAGTHAPLNTVRGLA
- a CDS encoding DUF3117 domain-containing protein is translated as MAAMKPRTGSGPMEAVEESRKIVTRIPADGGGRLVVEMSKEEAGELGKLLVEAAGE
- a CDS encoding methyltransferase domain-containing protein; translated protein: MLSDIVNVLADPADGSALSESDDKTRLISETGHSYDIARQGYVTLVGGRGLRHEGDSADMIAAREAFLAGGHFAPFVEAVSSAVLDVLDDAHVPDDASPVILEVGAGTGYYLSHTLDAVRGARGVGLDVSTSAAKSLAKAHPRLGCVVADAWESIPLRDASCDVISVVFAPRNPAEFARLLKPGGQVVVLTPAAGHLDELREPLGIIGVEEGKLTRLKEQAEGHLEIVGSPQPLEFAMTLDKYAIAAQVGMSPSARHITDLDERVAELSETMTVTARAHLTRLKKAE
- a CDS encoding anti-sigma factor family protein — protein: MVSPIEGRRTSVIGGQRRPTRNRPKKFSSVEHLSHEAVAAFVDGELTPSAAHRARVHVVQCPECRAEVHGQRGASEMLRGCNLSAHVRAPEDLLARLAGIANANLGPGPDADATPVARPEDFMDRVETMIRTIRKMQGKGQR
- the sigE gene encoding RNA polymerase sigma factor SigE; its protein translation is MDVPTEPAAASDYGTADELSGTAAFDAGLGTMPSWGELVTEHADSVYRLAFRLSGNKHDAEDLTQETFMRVFRSLKKYQPGTFEGWLHRITTNLFLDMVRHRAKIRMETLSEDYERVAGTDMTPEQQFTVSRLDPTLQAAIDELSPEFRVAVVLCDVVGMSYDEIADTLGVKMGTVRSRIHRGRSQLRAYIEAAAERDDEAKILLPTR